A genomic stretch from Terriglobales bacterium includes:
- a CDS encoding tetratricopeptide repeat protein: protein NLAEAEAALQKALELNRNSLEALQTLAGLQLARGETDKAMASYQRYIEANPRDARAYVLLGSLEQHRNNAARAEELYRKALSAQPENPMAANNLAYLLLEQGRDIDVALSLAQIARRGMPDSPVSADTLAWAYYQKGTYRSAVDLLEGAVKTSPDNVEYNFHLGMAYGKLGDKARARTFLEKALRLDTRQARAGEIRKALEDLSKG, encoded by the coding sequence GGAACCTGGCAGAGGCGGAAGCGGCCCTGCAAAAGGCGCTGGAACTCAACCGCAACAGTCTGGAGGCGTTGCAGACTCTGGCCGGCCTTCAGCTTGCCCGCGGCGAAACGGACAAGGCCATGGCGAGCTACCAGCGATACATCGAGGCCAATCCCCGCGATGCCCGCGCGTATGTCCTTCTGGGATCCCTGGAGCAGCACCGGAATAATGCGGCGCGTGCAGAGGAGCTGTATCGCAAGGCGCTGAGCGCGCAGCCGGAGAACCCCATGGCAGCCAACAATCTTGCGTATTTGCTGCTTGAGCAGGGGCGTGACATCGACGTGGCCCTTTCACTTGCCCAGATTGCGCGGCGGGGCATGCCTGACTCACCCGTGTCTGCCGACACCCTGGCTTGGGCCTATTATCAAAAGGGAACGTATCGCTCCGCCGTGGATCTGCTTGAGGGTGCCGTCAAGACTTCTCCGGACAACGTCGAGTACAACTTTCACCTAGGAATGGCCTACGGAAAGCTAGGCGATAAGGCACGTGCTCGCACTTTCTTGGAAAAGGCACTGCGCTTGGACACCCGCCAGGCGCGGGCCGGCGAGATCCGCAAAGCCCTTGAGGATCTGAGCAAGGGCTAA